The DNA window GCGCGTTTCCCGTGGCCGCGAGCCACATCGTGAGCTGCTCGGCCAGGTCCACAGGATGGATCCCGCCACGCACGGCACGGTGATCGGCAGCTTGTTCCGCGGCGACAAGAAATGCGCGCCGCACAACGTACAACAGCGGTTGCCACGGCAGGACGAGCAACGCGAGCTGAAAGCTTGCCTGGGCCAGATTATCCCGGCGCTGGGCATGCGCCAGTTCGTGACAGGCGACCTGGTACCAGTCTGCATTCCTGGGCGCCTGAGTGGGAATTAGGACAACTGGCCGACGGATGCCCGACAACGTCGGCACCTTAATGTCGGATGAGTGGCGCACCTGGAATCGACCGGCGAATCTCAGGGCCGCTGCCGCACGGTTAAACTCAGCCGTGATCTTCGCCGGTACATCGTACAACGAGCGTCGTCGAAGCCGGGCCAGGGTTTGGACGTCGTGCGCGATCCTTGCAAATCGCCAACCAACCAGTAATACCCAGCCCATTGCTGTGACGAGCCAAGGATTGGGCAGAAGTCTCGAGTCATGCTCGGCCAGCGATTCGAGCTGCGCGGCCGACGTGAATTCAGGCAGCAAGGCCGTGTCATCGAGGCTGCTCGCCGCTGGAACATGCCTGGGGACCCTTGCAGGCTCCGCATTCAGCGCCGCTGTATCGGCGGTTGCCTGGTCCGCGAACGGTTCGCTGTCAGGTAATTCGCCTTGCGGTACGAACAATGACCGCAGTGTTGGGTGTGTTGCCGCAACTGGCGCCGGCTTGGCCCCGGCAGTTGATGCGCCGGGCATCGACCTGCTGTATGCAACGCTTCCCGTAGCCGCCTCCGGTACTGGCAGCGCAGTTGACCACGCGTGCGGCAGCGACCAGGTGATTTCATGCCTGGTCGAGCGGAGGGCAGTCGTCAACAGCGGCGTCACCACCGCCAGGCACACCGTCGCCAGGCAGACCTCCGCCCTCCAAGCCCCCGACTGCTTGCGGCACAGCCGCTCGACCGCCAAGCCAATCAGGCAAACGACGGTCGATTGCCAAAGGCAGTTCCAGGCAAACAGTTGCCAGGCGTCGCGCTCGACCAGCGACATCAAACTGGCCAGGATATCCGCCCCGAGTTCAGCCATGGCGCAGCTCCCGGCGACGTTGTTCGATCAGTTGCCGCAGCTCGCGCAATTCCTCGTCGGACGCAGGATGGAGTTCCAATAGCTGCGAAACGAGCTCTCGGGCATCGCCGGCGAAATGCTTGTGCAGCAGTTCGCCGAGACTGCTGGTGCGGTTTTGTTTGCGGCTAACGCGCGCCGAGTATTGATAGGCGCGACCCCGCGCGCGGTGTTGTACCCAGCCCTTTTTTTCGAGCTTCTGCAGGGCAACCAGAACGGTCGTATAAGTCACTTCGTGGCCGGCGGCACCGAGGCGTTCGTGCAGTTCGGCCACGGTCGCCGGCCCTCGATCCCAGAGGAATTCAATGAGCTGTCGTTGCAGCGGACCCAGCGACTTGACGTCGAAATGTGCCATGTTGTTCCGTGAAAGGCAGCCATTCCCGGGGGAGTGATCTGTCTACGTCTGTACGACGTACGTCGGTGAATCGTAGCCAGAGAGTGGGCGAAGTCAAGCAAATTCGCAGGCAGGCACGATCAGCCTTCGCGGCTCGTTTGCCGAACACGAAGACTGGATTCCCCAGCTTGGGTTGCGCCCGGTGTCGTGTTAGAACGGGACGCCGACGGCAGCCGGCTGGAGGAGCAAGTTGCCGTCGGGGAGTTGCTTTGCTCGATGGCCGCGAGTCCCAGGGGGCCGCTTCTCGGCATGGAAAACCAAGCGCCGTACGAACCGTACGCCCTGTCGAACGAAACGATTCAGGAGCCGCCGCGCAGCCTGCCGGCGGCCCTGCGCAAAATCGGGCCCGGCATCATTTTGGCCGGCAGCATCGTCGGCTCGGGCGAATTGCTGCTGACCACCGCGCTTGGCGCGCAATACGGCTTCGTGTTTCTGTGGCTGATCTTGTTCAGTTGCGTGATCAAGGTCTTCGTCCAGATCGAGCTCGGGCGCTACGCCATTTCTTCCGGCAAGCCGACCCTCGCCGGGCTCGATGATTTGCCGGGACCGCGCCTGGGGACGCATTGGCTCGTCTGGTGGTGGTTCATCATGTTGTTGATCACCGTCGTGCAACTGGGCGCCATGGCCGGTGGCGTGGGCCAGGCCGTGCACCTGGCCTTTCCCCAGGGTTCGCCGTGGCTGGCCGAACGGTTGAAAGGCATCTGGCCGGGCATCAGCCAGGCGATCGCCGAAAAGCCCGAGCACCCGTGGGCCGTGCTGGCCGCGATGGCCGCGATCTTGCTGTTGCTCAGCGGCGGGTACCGGCGCATCGAGCGCATCACCACGCTGCTCGTGGCCGCCGTAACGCTGATCACCGTGGCTTGCGTGTGCATGCTGCCGGCGACGGGTTACCCGCTACGGCTGGGCGACCTGCGCGAGGGTTTTTCACTCGATGCGTTGTTCTTGTCGAGTACCGCGATCGCGGCGGCGTTTGGCGCGTTTGGCATCACCGGCGTCGGGGCTTCGGAGCTGTACGCCTATCCGTATTGGTGCCTGGAAAAGGGCTATGCGCGATTCACGGGCCCCTGCAGTCCCGATCCGCGATGGGTCGATCGTGCCAAGGGCTGGTTGCGGGTGATGTATCTCGATGCTTGGGTCAGCATGGTGGTGTTCACCACGGCTACCGTCGCGTTCTACCTGCTGGGGGCGACCGTGCTGCACCGCCAAGGGTTGCATCCGGAAAAGGGGCAGATGATCGCCACACTGGCCGAGATGTACGTCCCGGCCTTTGGCGAGTGGACGAAGATCTTCTTCCTCATCGGGGTCTGGGCCGTGCTGTTCAAGACGCTGTACGTGGCTTCGGCGGCCAACAGCCGATTGACGGCCGACTTCTTGGGCCTGGTCAAGGCGGTCCGGTATCGCAGCGACGCGCAGCGCCACTGGTGGACCGGCGTGTTCTGCGTGATCTACCCCGCCGTGGGGCTGCTGCTCTATCTGTATTACCGCGATCCGAAGCTGATGGTGATCATCGGCGGTTTTGTGCAGGCCGCGACGCTGCCGATCATCGCCGGCGCGGCGCTCTACCTGCGCTACCGCCGCACCGATCCGCGGCTGGCGCCTTCGCGCTGGTCCGATTTCTGGCTGTGGTTCGCCTTCGTGACGATCACGATCGTTGCGGTGTTCGCGATCGACGCCGCGACCGGCGGCAACTTGATGCAGATCCTCACCGGCGGTAAGGCGAGCGCTTAGTCGTCGGCATCGCGCGGCGGGTCTGCGCTCGTCGTGGGCGCTGCAGAGCCTGTGCGTGCGTTCGCTGGCCGAGAATCTTCCACCGAGCCACGGCCTGGAATGCAGCGCGGCCGTCGTCGACGCACCGTGGCGTGATGTGCCGACCGCAGGCCGCTGACCGTCCCAGGCAATGTCCATGCCACGGGTCGATGCCAGGCAATCCCCGGCGATTTACGGCAATTCTTGCACACTGCGACGTCCGACCAGGCTGCCGACCGCGATGGGGCATGTCGAACGGCGCGACACACGCGGCTATCGACGCGACAGGCTGACAAGAGCCTGGGCATGCTGGCCTCGACGGGGCATCTAGGGCGCCAGGCGGCGAGGCATTAGGATCGTGGTATTCGCGATTTCCTCGACACCGTTTGCATTCAGGCTCCCTCGCATCGACGCGATGGCATGATGACCGACGAACACCCGTCATTTGCGCACGCCGATCGGGCACCCCGCACGCACCGCCTGCGGTGGCCGTTACAGGCGCAGTTGCTGGGGCCGTCGATTGCGCTGGTCCTGCTGACGACCTGCCTGGCCACGGGATTGACGGCCGCATGGACCGTGCGCCGAGTGCGCCAAGAGCAGGCGCAGCGGTTGGAGCAAACCGCCGCAACGCTGGCCGAGGCCACGTTTCCCCTGACGGCGCGGGTGCTGGAGCAATCGCGCGCGCTGTCCGGCGCCGAGTTCGTGATTCTCGACGCGGACCACGCGATCGCACAGTCCACGCTCGAGTTGCCGGCGGCCGATGCGCGCGTCGTAGCGGCGCGGCTGGCCGACCAAGGCCCAGGGCCGTTCGCTGATTCTTTCGAACTGGATTGCGCGCGCGGCAGATACCTGGCCCGCGCGGCGCGGCTCGCCAGGCAGCCCACCGGCGACGCGACCATCCTGGTCGTGCTCCAGCCGCGCGACGAATTGACCGCGCAAATCCGCCAGTCGGTATTGCCGGCGATTCTCGCGGGCGGGCTGGCGGCGATCATTTCGTCGGCGATCGCCAGTTGGCTGGCACGCCGCTTCACATTGCCGATCCGCGAGTTGGTTCGCCAGACGGCGGCGATCTCGGTGGGGCGATTCGCCCCCCTGCCCACGCCGGATCGCAACGACGAGTTCCGAGATCTGGCCGAATCGATCAACGCCATGGCGCGGCGCTTGGCCTCGTACGAGCGCGAGGTGCGCCAACACGAGCGGCTGCGCTCGATGGGCGAATTGGCCGGGGCGATGGCGCACCAGTTGCGCAACACGGCCGCCGGCACGCGAATCGCCGTCGAACTGCACCAACGGCGGTGCCTGACGGCCGAGAGCGACGAATCGCTGGCCGTGGTTTTGCGTCAACTCCGCTTGATGGAATCGTTCCTGCGGCAGTTTCTGGCAGTGGACAATCACGAACCAATCGAGTTGCGGAGCGTCGATTTCGGCGAGATCGTGGCCGACGCCGTCGAGCTCGTGGCGCCGCTGTTTGCCCACGCCGACGTGCGTCTCGATACCAGCCAGATCGAGCCTGCCAGGCTGCTCGGCGATCGCGAATCGCTGCACCAGTTGGCAACGAACCTGCTGCTCAACGCGCTCGAGGCGGCGCGCGTGGAATCGGCCACGGCGGCCGAGGTCCGCGTCGAGCTCGCCGCAAGCGGTGAAGAGACCGGCAACTTGATTGTCGAGGACACCGGCGCGGGCGTGCCAGCAGCCATCGCGCCACGATTGTTTCAATCATTCGTCACGACTAAGCGCAACGGCGTGGGGCTGGGCCTGTATTGCGCCCAGCAGGCGGCGCAGCGGCACGGCGGCAGTTTGCGGTACGAGCGCGTGGCGGGACGCACGCGGTTTGTTTTCGAGTTTCCCCGGGTGAGTCAGGAACATGGCGCACGTCTTTCTTGTTGACGACGAGCAGGCGGTTTGTTGGGGTCTTGCGCAGTTGGTGCGCGAGCTGGGCCATACGGCTTCGACGGCGTCGTCGGCCGAGCAGGCGTTCGACCGGCTCGACACGATTGCGCCCGACGTCATCGTGCTCGACGTCCGGCTGCCGGGCATCGACGGCATCTCGGCCATCGATCGATTTCGGCAGCGGCTCGGGCAGGTGCCGATCATCGTCATCACGGCGTTTGGCGAATTGGCCGTGGCCGTGGCCGCCGTGCGCAAGGGCGCCTTCGACTACCTCGTCAAGCCGTTCGACCTGAAGGTCGCGCAACGTGCCATCGAACGGGCCATTGCCTCGCCATCCGCAGCAGTCGACCAGCGCACTCCGCCGGGACCAGTCACGAGCGAGACCGACGACGAAATCATCGGCTCGTCGCCCGGCATGCAAGAGGTGTTCAAGCAAGTCGCCATGGTCGCCGCGACCGACGCTTGCGTGCACGTGCAAGGCGAGAGCGGCTCGGGCAAGGAGCTCATTGCCAGGGCCATTCACCGCTTCAGCCGCAGGCACGCCGGACCTTTTGTGCCGGTCAATCTGGCGGCACTCAGCCCCAGCCTGGCCGAGAGCGAGCTGTTCGGCCACGTGAAGGGTTCGTTCACCGGCGCCGAAGTCCAACGCAAAGGGCTGCTCGAGCAGGCCCATGGCGGTACCGTCTTTTTCGACGAGGTGGCCGACATTCCGCTGAACGTGCAGGTCAAGCTGTTGCGCGTGCTGGAGCGCGGCGAGATCTGGCCGGTGGGCGCCGAGCGGCCCCTTCTGTGCGACTTCCGCGTGGTCACGGCGACGCATCAACAGCTCGGCGCCATGGTCGCCGAGGGCCAGTTTCGGCACGATCTCTATTTTCGCCTGCGGGCGTTCGAAATCTTGTTGCCGCCGTTGCGCGAGCGCGCCGGCGACATTCGCGATCTGGCCCAACACTTTCTGCAGCGTCTGGCCGCGAAGAACCGCAGCGCATGTCCTGCGCTGGCACCGGAGACCGTCGAGGAACTCGAGCGACGCCCCTGGTGGGGCAACGCGCGGGAGCTGCGCAACGCGCTCGAACATGCCATGATCCTGGCACGCGGCGGATCGATCTTGCCCGAGCATCTGCCGCCGCCGGCGTCGTCCCCGCAGTCGCCGAACGCAGCAGCCGAATTGTCGCTCGAGCAAGTCATCGACCGCTGGACCCGGCAACAACTCGCGATCGAGCCCGACGCTTGCGATCTTCACGAACGACTGTTGCAGACGGTCGAACCGCCGTTGCTCCGGGCGGTCCTGCAGCGGCACGGTGGACAATACCTCGCGGCGTCGCGGCAGCTCGGGCTGCATCGGGTCACGTTGCGGCGCAAACTTGGCCCGGCCGATGCCGCCGCGCCCCCGGCACCAGCGAGCGAGAGTGAATAGCGACGCTTGCG is part of the Pirellulales bacterium genome and encodes:
- a CDS encoding BlaI/MecI/CopY family transcriptional regulator, encoding MAHFDVKSLGPLQRQLIEFLWDRGPATVAELHERLGAAGHEVTYTTVLVALQKLEKKGWVQHRARGRAYQYSARVSRKQNRTSSLGELLHKHFAGDARELVSQLLELHPASDEELRELRQLIEQRRRELRHG
- a CDS encoding Nramp family divalent metal transporter — protein: MENQAPYEPYALSNETIQEPPRSLPAALRKIGPGIILAGSIVGSGELLLTTALGAQYGFVFLWLILFSCVIKVFVQIELGRYAISSGKPTLAGLDDLPGPRLGTHWLVWWWFIMLLITVVQLGAMAGGVGQAVHLAFPQGSPWLAERLKGIWPGISQAIAEKPEHPWAVLAAMAAILLLLSGGYRRIERITTLLVAAVTLITVACVCMLPATGYPLRLGDLREGFSLDALFLSSTAIAAAFGAFGITGVGASELYAYPYWCLEKGYARFTGPCSPDPRWVDRAKGWLRVMYLDAWVSMVVFTTATVAFYLLGATVLHRQGLHPEKGQMIATLAEMYVPAFGEWTKIFFLIGVWAVLFKTLYVASAANSRLTADFLGLVKAVRYRSDAQRHWWTGVFCVIYPAVGLLLYLYYRDPKLMVIIGGFVQAATLPIIAGAALYLRYRRTDPRLAPSRWSDFWLWFAFVTITIVAVFAIDAATGGNLMQILTGGKASA
- a CDS encoding HAMP domain-containing histidine kinase, yielding MMTDEHPSFAHADRAPRTHRLRWPLQAQLLGPSIALVLLTTCLATGLTAAWTVRRVRQEQAQRLEQTAATLAEATFPLTARVLEQSRALSGAEFVILDADHAIAQSTLELPAADARVVAARLADQGPGPFADSFELDCARGRYLARAARLARQPTGDATILVVLQPRDELTAQIRQSVLPAILAGGLAAIISSAIASWLARRFTLPIRELVRQTAAISVGRFAPLPTPDRNDEFRDLAESINAMARRLASYEREVRQHERLRSMGELAGAMAHQLRNTAAGTRIAVELHQRRCLTAESDESLAVVLRQLRLMESFLRQFLAVDNHEPIELRSVDFGEIVADAVELVAPLFAHADVRLDTSQIEPARLLGDRESLHQLATNLLLNALEAARVESATAAEVRVELAASGEETGNLIVEDTGAGVPAAIAPRLFQSFVTTKRNGVGLGLYCAQQAAQRHGGSLRYERVAGRTRFVFEFPRVSQEHGARLSC
- a CDS encoding sigma-54 dependent transcriptional regulator translates to MAHVFLVDDEQAVCWGLAQLVRELGHTASTASSAEQAFDRLDTIAPDVIVLDVRLPGIDGISAIDRFRQRLGQVPIIVITAFGELAVAVAAVRKGAFDYLVKPFDLKVAQRAIERAIASPSAAVDQRTPPGPVTSETDDEIIGSSPGMQEVFKQVAMVAATDACVHVQGESGSGKELIARAIHRFSRRHAGPFVPVNLAALSPSLAESELFGHVKGSFTGAEVQRKGLLEQAHGGTVFFDEVADIPLNVQVKLLRVLERGEIWPVGAERPLLCDFRVVTATHQQLGAMVAEGQFRHDLYFRLRAFEILLPPLRERAGDIRDLAQHFLQRLAAKNRSACPALAPETVEELERRPWWGNARELRNALEHAMILARGGSILPEHLPPPASSPQSPNAAAELSLEQVIDRWTRQQLAIEPDACDLHERLLQTVEPPLLRAVLQRHGGQYLAASRQLGLHRVTLRRKLGPADAAAPPAPASESE